Part of the Streptococcus ilei genome is shown below.
AACTGAAACTTACCATCTGGTTTTAAATCAGTATAAACGTTGTCAAATGGCAGATCTTTAACCAACTCTTCTGTTCTAGCCAACGTATCACCAGTTGCCAGAATCAGTTTTTTCCCTTGGCGCTTTAGCTTTTTCAATGCAACTTTCGCCTCGCTTCTCAAGGGAGTGTGGATACAAAACATCCCAATTAATTCTTTCTTATAAGCCAAAAACAATAAATTGTAATGAGTCTTATATTGCTCAATCAAGGCCAGCTGCTCAGAACTAATTCTTACCTGTTCGTCTTGCATTAGTACATAATTTCCAATGACAACCGATTGACCATCAATTTGCGATTTAATCCCTTTGCTTGCAACATACTGAAGCTTGCCATGCATTTCTTCGTGTTCAATGCCTTCAATTTCAGCTTGTTTAACAATTGCATTGGCAATAGGATGATAGATATGTTCCTCCAAACATGCACTTATTCTTAAAATATCTTTCTCAGTATAATCTCCGAAAGGAAGAACCTTTTCAACCAAAGGATAACTCGTCGTGATGGTACCCGTTTTATCAAACAAGAAAGTATCCACTTCCAGATATTTTTCTAATACATCACCATCTTTAATAACCATTTCTCGATTTAGACCTTCCTTTATGGCCGTAAGGTAGGCTACAGGTGTGGATATTTTTAGAGCACATGAAAAATCCACCAATAAAAAGGAAATGGCTTTTGAAAACGAACCTGTTAACAGATAAGTCAAACCAGCACCTAAGAAGTTATATTTTACAACCTTGTCTGCCATCCTAATAAAATGACGTTGTTTTGTCTTCTTACTCTCTTCAGATTTTTTCATCAGATTGATGAGTTGCAAAATACGACTGTTTATCTGATTATCAGTCACACGAATTCTTAACTCTCCTGTTTCCAAAACAGTATTCGCACATACAGAATCTCCCTCTTTCTTTTCAACAGGGAAGCTCTCTCCAGTCAAGGAACTCTCATTGACCATGCCTAATCCTGAAACCACTTGGCCGTCAAACAAGATTTCATTACCTTGGGAGACAACTAATACATCACCTACTTGAACATCAGAACTCTTGATGCTGATGACCATGTCTCCCCGCACTAAGAAAACATCACTTTCTTTAGCAAGAAGGCTTTGTTCCAAATCTGTTGCTGTTTTTTTTAAAGACCACTGATCCAGATGATTACCCAAATCAAGCATAAACATGATGTTGCTAGCTGTCTTGGATTGGTTCATAAACAAGGACAACAAAATGGCCGAACAGTCCAAGACCTCCATGGTTAGTTCCTTGCGCGCTAAAGTTTGATAGGCTTCTTTGACATAACCCAAAGCCTGATAACAAGTCCAAATATAACGAATAGGGTAGGGTACAAAACTTCGAAACAGCAAACGCTTAATCGCTGCACCCGATACAATTGAATAAGCACTCTCTTCTCTACGAATGGGAAGAGTCATCAAGTCCGAAACTTTCCCCTTGTCAATTTTTTTTAAAAAGGCCTCTGCATTTTCTAATACAGAGAAGCCTTCTTTCATACGTAGAGTAAAGTGCTGCTGATCCATATAAAACTGAATAGAGTCGATCCCTTTTTCATCTTTAGCCAAGGAACGAAGATAATCTTGAATATCCAAGGTCAGTGAAAACGAGGACGATAATCGGATATGTTGATATCCTCTGTGTAGCACTTTAAAAGACATATTATTCACCTGTCAGGCTATCTAATTGTTCTTCTTTCTTTTCCTGTTCGTATAAATATTTAGCGTCTTGTAAAACATCATCACCGTGTTGTTTTACAACAGAAACAGATGCATCCAGTCCATCTTTCAATTTGTAAGCTTTAGCCAAGGCCTTAGAATAGCCTTTCTTAGCTTCTTTACTTGCTAAGACTTTCAAGCCAAGCGTCCCAAATGCTACCCCTCCTAAGAAGAGAGATGATTTTTTCGCAACTTTTACGACGTTTAATACTTCTTTTAACATGTTTATTTCCTCCTTGTAACTATTGTAGCGAAAAATGACAGCAAAAGCAATTGCTGATATCTGATATATAGATAAAATTCTCTATACTGATATTTAATTATATTATGATGAAAACAATATACTTTATTTTTTGATACTGTCAATAATTATGTGTAAACACTTAAGTAGAGTTACGGAGTGTTAATTAAATAAGCTTTCAAGTGTATCAGAACATTGACCAAACCCTTTATGGATTCGTTGACTTTGCTTGAAATTATAATCTTCAAACAACGTAACTAAGTAACGTTCCAGAGCCTCCTCATTAGGAAAAAGAACCTTCTTTTTCGTTTGATGTTTGATTTCTTTGTTAAGAGACTCAATGAGGTTTGTCGAATACATGCTGTGCCAAATCTGGTAGGGAAACTGATAAAAAGTTAAAAGATTATCCGTCTTCTCCAGACTTTCCATGACTTTCCTATACTTTGGTTTCCATTCGGCGAGAAAGTCCTCTAAAGCTTGTCCTGCCATTTCT
Proteins encoded:
- a CDS encoding heavy metal translocating P-type ATPase, with the translated sequence MSFKVLHRGYQHIRLSSSFSLTLDIQDYLRSLAKDEKGIDSIQFYMDQQHFTLRMKEGFSVLENAEAFLKKIDKGKVSDLMTLPIRREESAYSIVSGAAIKRLLFRSFVPYPIRYIWTCYQALGYVKEAYQTLARKELTMEVLDCSAILLSLFMNQSKTASNIMFMLDLGNHLDQWSLKKTATDLEQSLLAKESDVFLVRGDMVISIKSSDVQVGDVLVVSQGNEILFDGQVVSGLGMVNESSLTGESFPVEKKEGDSVCANTVLETGELRIRVTDNQINSRILQLINLMKKSEESKKTKQRHFIRMADKVVKYNFLGAGLTYLLTGSFSKAISFLLVDFSCALKISTPVAYLTAIKEGLNREMVIKDGDVLEKYLEVDTFLFDKTGTITTSYPLVEKVLPFGDYTEKDILRISACLEEHIYHPIANAIVKQAEIEGIEHEEMHGKLQYVASKGIKSQIDGQSVVIGNYVLMQDEQVRISSEQLALIEQYKTHYNLLFLAYKKELIGMFCIHTPLRSEAKVALKKLKRQGKKLILATGDTLARTEELVKDLPFDNVYTDLKPDGKFQLVQELQKAGRTILMVGDGLNDSAALTLADIGVVMNESADISKQMSDILLLDNRLDFFEELNSLSESLQKLIQRNIQETVVINGSLIGFGLLNWLSPSNLSILHNLTTLRIVLRSLSIKSR
- a CDS encoding DUF6110 family protein, yielding MLKEVLNVVKVAKKSSLFLGGVAFGTLGLKVLASKEAKKGYSKALAKAYKLKDGLDASVSVVKQHGDDVLQDAKYLYEQEKKEEQLDSLTGE